aatcagaaaaaggGTGAGAGAAAAAAGAATTCTAAAGCCTGTTACACTCGTAAGCGTCAATGTTTTCTCTGGAAAAAATTTCTCAGAAGAGTCCAAATATGGAGGCAACTCAGCTACAATACAGGACTCCTTTTACCGTCACTCATCTTctcctccttctccttcttccactTCATCAATTAGCGGACCTTCCAAACGACCAAGATTACAACCACCTCATGAAAACGTCGCTAAAGACAAGGAGTAACTAACGGAAAATATGCTTTATTGAAAATCTTGTTCATACATGGCAATAACATTCTGTACATTTGAATGTGCACTTATGAAGCTTGCTTTAGTGGACTTAATGACCATTAACAATATGGAGGACCCAAAATACTCACACGAATCAATCTTTTGCTTCAAAAATGTTTCTACCAACTCCTGTGTATCAAGAGGTGTATACCTGAAAATTCAAACAATCATCTCTTAAAACAGCACATGATATCAGAACAAATTTACAACTATTTTAGATGTGTAAGGAGCCTACTGTTATAATTACAGAATAAGTTTGGATAATGCTAGGCCAATACATGAGCCAGTAACATGTAAACTGAGAATGAAACAACAGAAAGAAAATAGTCTTTTAACGTGATTTAGGTAACTAAAGAAGCTGGATTTAGATTTTAGTTGAATAACTAACGATAGCTGCTAAACGGTACTCCGTTAAGATTAATGCAGGTTAAATCACACTACCAGCAATAAGTGTACCTATGGATACataatatagccgaccccaactaGTTTGAGATAAGGCTCAGTTGTTGTTGATGTTTGGATACATAATATGCGAGTGACTATAGATGGAAACCAAGGCGGAACATGGAGACTTTAATAATCAACTTGTCAAACCAATGCAAGTTTTAAAACCCAACGGAATATAGACTAATATACCAGACCAACTGTAAGTTCTCGAGCCACTGTTTGGTTAATTTCAGTTGAACTTCCAACAATGTAGATTGATGTCCCTTTGAGAAGCTGCATAGCTCCAGCTGTCAAGGATTCCCAATGTCAGGCCATTTCAAATCCGTGTCCTGCTTCTTCAAGTTGATAACAAGCTGATCATCATCTATAAATCTGCATGAAGGAAGAACCTTGTTATCAAatcaaaggtttagaaaaatatgaaaatttctaAATATATAGAAAATATAATCCATATGCACTTAGCATCACAAACCAGATTGTTTCAGCAGGCTTTACCTTCTCAAACAGATGACAGGTTTCCATAAGTGTGTTGAGAGGCCCTGAGCATTGTAGTCTGACAATTAAGGAGGTACCATCAGCATCCTCAGATATATATCTCTGAAACTCTGAAAATGTTGGCTTCCAAGTGGTAATCTCAATTCCACATCTGAAGATCCATCAAAAAACTGCATCACATTGTCCAATTAAATGATAGaagaattaaaaaaagaaaaaagtattAACCAAATTCAAGAAACTTGTTGAATCCAGGGCATAAATGAAGGAAAAACCTTTATTTTCCATTTAATGGGAAAGATAGTGAGAAAGAATTGAAGAAGGCATCTATTCTTTTAAAAACAGATTCATAGTACGTCGTTGGCTTAGCTGCTCACGTTAATAATTATGAGCACCATCAATAATACTATTCTACACTAGGCAAACCAACAAATTATAGGAAAACAAACAAAGCGTAAACAAGTACGTTATCCAGAAAGCCAGATAGAGGATAATGGTGCTCAATTTGGGTATAGCTATTTGTccgggaaaaggaaaagaaatgaatttttaatataatataatgagATAAATATTAAGATTCTAAACCTAGTTGGTTTAGATAATACTAGGTTTTGAAATTCTATCTCATCGGTTTTTAtcatctttttattatttttaatttcattaaaaatctTGTTCATATATAAAGaaattcacaaaaaaaaaaaaaataataacagagAAGGAGGAAAAACAATTCTAAAGCCTCTTACGTTCCTAAGCCTCAATCTCCTCTGTAAAAAAACTCCTCGAAAGAGTCCAACTATGGAGGTAACTCAGCCACAATACTGGGCTCCTTCTACCGTCAGTCATCATCAACTGCCTTCCAAAACCCTCTCTGCTCCTGCTTcgcctccttcttcttcttccacttccaaACGACCAAGATTACTACCACCTCATGAAAACGTCAACAACAACGCTCTTGATGTTgactattttgattttttttcctcCTGGGTATAGGTTTTGCCCTAAAGACGAAGAGCTCATTGTTTATTACTTGAGAAACAAGGTAAACAATCAGCCTTTACCTCGAAACAAGATCGTGGATGTTAACCTTTATAAATACAACCCCTGGGATCTTGCAGGTACTTTCATCTTAACAAAATCTCTTTATGAATGTATTTTTTTTCCCATGTTTGCGAATTTGTAAGTTATGTTTATATATTAACATAAGATCTTTGAAATTGTTGGGATACGAAAATTAACATTGTTGTTTGAATGATATGGTGAACAGAGGAGTACAGAAAATATGGGGAGAATGAATGGTACTTTTTTACACCAAGGGAAAAGAAGTATCAAAATGGAAGTAGACCAAAGCGGGCAGCTCGTAATGGATACTGGAAGGCAACTGGAGCTGATAGACCTGTCAAGCATGATGATGTTGTGGTTGGATATAGGAAGGCACTTGTTTTTTACAGTGGAGATCCTAAAAGTAGCACAAAAACTAACTGGATAATGCATGAATATAGGGTCAGTGATGCTCCCTCACGTATCAGAAGAAGTGCCGATGACAAGAAGGTATTGCTTTCTAGTTTTCTTACCTCTCTGCATTCTCATTAATATAAATTCTTGTTTCAGTTCATTAACGCTCAAACTTGAGA
Above is a genomic segment from Hevea brasiliensis isolate MT/VB/25A 57/8 chromosome 17, ASM3005281v1, whole genome shotgun sequence containing:
- the LOC131175474 gene encoding NAC transcription factor 32-like, which gives rise to MKTSTTTLLMLTILIFFPPGYRFCPKDEELIVYYLRNKVNNQPLPRNKIVDVNLYKYNPWDLAEEYRKYGENEWYFFTPREKKYQNGSRPKRAARNGYWKATGADRPVKHDDVVVGYRKALVFYSGDPKSSTKTNWIMHEYRVSDAPSRIRRSADDKKLDDWVLCRIYKRTEKSIISGHTNEEPAQLDDGDVDVNVEHDGDSQGYTNTVADYEQPNPISIPLQEFEDIFSDLPPLEDLPNFKSYICSSATNSRSGWLLFLWDINGGTCI